The Roseibaca calidilacus genome has a window encoding:
- a CDS encoding nucleotidyltransferase domain-containing protein, with the protein MPPQPPCHLSISGLFLYLSGMEVMTRYQRLKRDRAQARMLAAQRTWDVLSAFLASRGVEAKVFGSVAEDRCSEMSDLDVMILGEPPLDLKREIMRRAERASSDTGIPVDIVFENDFPDLARAI; encoded by the coding sequence ATGCCTCCGCAGCCGCCATGTCATCTTTCAATTTCCGGTCTTTTCCTTTACCTTTCGGGCATGGAAGTCATGACAAGATACCAGAGACTCAAGAGGGATCGGGCGCAGGCAAGAATGCTGGCTGCGCAACGGACTTGGGATGTCCTGTCAGCCTTCCTTGCGTCTCGCGGGGTCGAGGCGAAGGTTTTCGGATCGGTCGCCGAGGATCGATGCAGTGAGATGTCAGATCTTGATGTGATGATCCTTGGAGAGCCCCCTCTTGACCTGAAGCGGGAGATCATGCGCAGGGCCGAGCGGGCATCCAGCGACACCGGCATTCCTGTCGACATCGTTTTTGAGAATGATTTTCCTGATCTTGCACGGGCTATCTGA
- a CDS encoding acyl-CoA synthetase: MRDFRSPEDVRTVEAEGAWEARELPVSVYDALTRARNMWGDRPAISFQLFSDPTARAETYTWAELHNRVTQAANLFRSLGVQEDDTVAYVLPTLNDTAIALLGGMTAGRVNPINPLLEPEKISAILRETKAKVVVTLRAFPKTDVAQKVAEAVAHAPDVKHVLEVDLLRHLSPPKSWIVPLIRPKVTVHHHARVQDFHSALDDCSKALSFTAPETDRVAAYFHTGGTTGTPKVAQHRFGGMIYNGWLGAELLFNERDVLLCPLPLFHVFAAYPILMCCIMSGAHVVFPTPQGYRGEGVFDNFWKLIERWNATFMITVPTALAALMQRPVNADVSSLRTGISGSAPLPKELYRRFEEATGVQISEGYGLTEATCLVSCNPVDGLKKVGSVGIPLPYTEVKILRAGPDGFSECATDEVGEICVSSPGVFEGSTYTELDKNHNLFAHDRFLRTGDLGRIDPDGYLWITGRAKDLIIRGGHNLDPAEIEEALLSHPAVSFVGAIGQPDPVTGEMPCAYVELVAGQQATPEDLLAHATPRISERAAIPKHIEVLAELPKTAVGKVFKPDLRKLAMARVLNADLAEAGLDAHVAVVFEDKKRGLVAKIAGADAADPKLAERMDRFALPWDR, encoded by the coding sequence ATGCGGGATTTCAGATCACCCGAAGATGTACGCACGGTCGAGGCTGAGGGCGCGTGGGAGGCGCGCGAATTGCCGGTATCCGTCTATGACGCGCTGACACGCGCGCGCAACATGTGGGGCGATCGTCCTGCGATCTCGTTTCAATTGTTTTCCGACCCCACGGCGCGTGCAGAAACCTATACATGGGCCGAATTGCACAACCGCGTCACGCAGGCCGCGAACCTGTTTCGCAGCCTTGGCGTGCAGGAAGATGACACTGTCGCCTATGTTCTGCCCACGCTGAATGACACGGCCATCGCGCTTTTGGGCGGTATGACGGCGGGGCGTGTGAACCCGATCAACCCGTTGCTGGAACCCGAAAAGATCTCTGCCATCCTGCGCGAGACGAAGGCCAAGGTCGTTGTCACGCTGCGCGCCTTTCCGAAAACCGACGTGGCGCAGAAAGTGGCCGAAGCCGTGGCCCATGCCCCCGACGTGAAACATGTGCTGGAAGTGGACCTGCTGCGCCACCTGTCACCGCCGAAAAGCTGGATCGTGCCGTTGATCCGCCCCAAGGTGACGGTGCATCACCATGCACGCGTGCAAGATTTCCATTCTGCGCTGGACGATTGCAGCAAGGCGCTGTCCTTTACCGCGCCAGAGACCGACCGCGTGGCCGCCTATTTCCACACCGGGGGCACCACGGGCACGCCGAAAGTGGCGCAGCACCGGTTTGGCGGCATGATCTACAATGGCTGGCTGGGCGCGGAATTGTTGTTCAACGAACGCGACGTGCTGCTTTGCCCGCTGCCGCTGTTCCATGTCTTTGCCGCTTACCCGATCCTGATGTGCTGCATCATGTCGGGCGCGCATGTGGTCTTTCCCACCCCGCAAGGCTATCGGGGCGAAGGTGTGTTCGACAATTTCTGGAAGCTGATCGAACGCTGGAATGCCACCTTCATGATTACCGTGCCCACCGCACTGGCGGCACTGATGCAGCGCCCGGTCAATGCCGATGTGTCCAGCCTGCGCACCGGTATTTCCGGCTCTGCGCCCTTGCCCAAGGAATTGTATCGCCGCTTCGAAGAGGCGACCGGTGTACAGATTTCCGAAGGCTACGGGCTGACCGAGGCCACTTGCCTTGTGTCCTGCAACCCGGTCGATGGGTTGAAAAAGGTCGGGTCCGTCGGCATCCCGCTGCCCTATACAGAGGTGAAGATCCTGCGCGCCGGTCCCGATGGTTTCAGCGAATGCGCCACCGACGAAGTGGGCGAGATCTGCGTCTCCTCGCCCGGTGTGTTCGAGGGATCGACCTATACAGAGCTGGATAAGAACCACAATCTATTCGCGCATGACCGCTTTTTGCGCACGGGCGATCTGGGGCGCATTGACCCGGATGGGTATTTGTGGATCACCGGTCGCGCAAAAGACCTGATCATCCGCGGTGGTCATAATCTGGACCCGGCAGAGATTGAGGAAGCCCTGCTGTCGCATCCGGCGGTCAGCTTCGTAGGCGCCATCGGCCAGCCCGATCCGGTTACGGGCGAAATGCCCTGCGCCTATGTCGAACTGGTCGCAGGCCAACAAGCCACCCCGGAAGACCTGCTGGCCCATGCCACCCCGCGCATTTCAGAGCGGGCGGCCATTCCCAAGCATATCGAAGTGTTGGCCGAACTGCCAAAAACCGCCGTGGGCAAGGTGTTCAAGCCCGATCTGCGCAAGCTGGCCATGGCCCGCGTGCTTAATGCCGATCTGGCAGAAGCCGGGCTGGACGCGCATGTGGCCGTCGTGTTCGAGGACAAAAAACGCGGGCTGGTCGCCAAGATCGCGGGCGCGGATGCCGCCGATCCGAAACTGGCCGAACGCATGGACCGCTTTGCCCTGCCTTGGGACAGGTAA
- a CDS encoding MFS transporter — MSDVIATPADNARAKRNVAVLVAAQAVVGAQLPIMFIIGGLSGQMLAPNPCWATLPISMIVLGSMLAATPLSAIMQAYGRRAGFWLACLCGAMGAVLAAYGLYSGSFKIFLLGSLLSGVYMSANGFYRFAAADQASPEFRPKAISFVMAGGLLSAIFGPQIVSATSDTMAVPFLATYLVVIGLNIAGMLLLAFLDIPTPLKPEDGAPKGRPVRELLTSPVIAVAIICGTVAYALMNLVMTSTPLAVVGCGFDTGDAANIVSAHVLAMYAPSFITGHVIARFGSRAVVATGLVILALSGAVAISGVELEQFYIALILLGIGWNFGFIGATTMLTAAHSVEERGRVQGLNDMIVFGGVFLASLSSGTLMNCSGGTTQTGWQFVNMAMIPFLVLAGGALIWLAMRPKDVQAP, encoded by the coding sequence ATGAGCGACGTGATTGCAACCCCCGCCGATAACGCCCGCGCCAAGCGCAATGTTGCCGTTCTGGTCGCGGCGCAAGCCGTGGTCGGCGCGCAACTGCCGATCATGTTCATTATTGGCGGGCTGTCAGGGCAGATGTTGGCCCCGAATCCCTGTTGGGCCACACTGCCGATTTCCATGATCGTGCTTGGGTCCATGCTGGCGGCAACGCCGCTGTCGGCCATCATGCAAGCATATGGCCGGCGCGCGGGGTTCTGGCTGGCCTGTCTGTGCGGCGCCATGGGCGCAGTGCTGGCGGCTTATGGGCTATATAGCGGATCGTTCAAAATTTTCCTGCTGGGCAGCTTGTTGTCGGGCGTTTACATGTCGGCAAACGGGTTTTACCGCTTTGCCGCCGCCGACCAAGCCAGCCCGGAATTTCGCCCCAAGGCGATTTCCTTTGTCATGGCGGGGGGGCTTTTGTCGGCCATTTTCGGCCCGCAGATCGTGTCGGCCACATCCGACACTATGGCCGTGCCGTTTCTGGCCACCTATCTGGTAGTGATCGGGCTGAACATTGCGGGCATGCTGCTGCTGGCGTTCCTTGACATCCCCACCCCGCTGAAACCCGAAGACGGCGCGCCCAAGGGCCGCCCGGTGCGCGAATTGCTGACCAGCCCGGTGATTGCCGTGGCCATCATCTGCGGCACCGTGGCCTATGCGCTGATGAACCTTGTCATGACCTCGACGCCCTTGGCGGTGGTCGGCTGCGGGTTCGACACCGGCGATGCGGCGAATATCGTCTCGGCGCATGTTCTGGCCATGTATGCGCCGTCCTTCATCACCGGGCATGTGATCGCGCGGTTCGGGTCGCGCGCGGTGGTGGCGACCGGGCTTGTCATTCTGGCGCTATCAGGGGCCGTAGCCATTTCCGGGGTCGAGCTGGAGCAGTTCTATATCGCGCTTATCCTGTTGGGCATCGGCTGGAATTTCGGCTTTATCGGGGCCACGACCATGCTGACTGCCGCGCATTCGGTCGAAGAACGCGGGCGCGTGCAGGGCTTGAACGACATGATCGTGTTCGGTGGCGTCTTCCTTGCCTCGCTCAGTTCGGGCACGTTGATGAATTGTTCGGGCGGGACCACGCAAACCGGCTGGCAATTCGTCAATATGGCGATGATCCCCTTCCTTGTGCTGGCCGGTGGCGCGCTGATCTGGCTGGCCATGCGCCCGAAAGACGTTCAGGCCCCATAA
- a CDS encoding DNA-3-methyladenine glycosylase family protein yields the protein MCNDPASVGRILTSEGCMAEGAAWLAAQEPRFAHALQLTGVPPLRRRPEGFAHLLGAIVGQQVSTHAARAIWDRMEAAGLTTPDAVLAADDDTLRAPGLSRQKIRYARALAAAGIDFDALRHAPDAEVTATLVQVTGIGRWTAEIYAMFSLGRADVFAPNDLALQESARRLFNLPDRPREAPMRRMAEAWSPWRTVAAGLLWAYYRVETDREGVI from the coding sequence ATGTGCAACGATCCGGCGTCGGTTGGTCGCATCCTGACATCTGAAGGCTGCATGGCCGAAGGGGCCGCGTGGTTGGCCGCGCAGGAGCCGCGCTTTGCCCATGCGCTGCAACTGACCGGCGTGCCGCCCTTGCGCCGCAGGCCAGAAGGGTTTGCGCATTTGCTGGGCGCGATCGTCGGCCAGCAGGTCAGCACCCATGCCGCCCGCGCCATCTGGGACCGGATGGAGGCAGCGGGCCTTACCACGCCCGACGCGGTTCTGGCTGCGGATGATGACACGTTGCGCGCGCCGGGCCTGTCACGCCAGAAAATCCGCTATGCGCGCGCGCTCGCTGCCGCCGGGATCGATTTCGACGCCCTGCGCCATGCGCCCGATGCAGAGGTCACGGCAACGCTTGTGCAGGTTACCGGAATTGGCCGCTGGACTGCCGAGATTTACGCCATGTTCAGCCTTGGCCGCGCCGATGTGTTTGCGCCCAACGATCTTGCCTTGCAAGAATCCGCGCGCCGCCTGTTCAATCTGCCCGACCGCCCGCGCGAAGCACCCATGCGCCGGATGGCCGAGGCGTGGTCGCCATGGCGGACGGTTGCGGCGGGGCTTTTGTGGGCCTATTACCGTGTGGAAACCGACAGGGAAGGCGTCATATGA
- a CDS encoding alpha/beta hydrolase, translating into MTRVLKSDKRGPASGGKATSAVVFVHGYGADGGDLLGLADPLAPHMPGTVFYAPDAPERSVANPMGFQWFPIPWIDGSSEEDAQAGLLAASNDLNAFLDEILTNEGLAPGALALVGFSQGTMLSLQVAPRRAAPLAAVVGFSGRLLLPEMLETETVSRPPVLLVHGDRDEVVPVESLPAAADALVAAGFETYSHISKGTAHGIAHDGLSLSLSFLRDKLPG; encoded by the coding sequence ATGACTCGGGTGTTGAAATCGGACAAACGCGGCCCGGCCAGCGGCGGCAAGGCGACCTCTGCGGTCGTGTTCGTGCATGGCTATGGCGCCGATGGCGGCGATCTTCTGGGGCTGGCCGACCCTTTGGCGCCGCATATGCCGGGAACGGTGTTCTATGCGCCCGATGCGCCCGAACGCAGCGTGGCCAATCCGATGGGGTTTCAGTGGTTCCCGATCCCGTGGATCGATGGCTCTTCCGAGGAAGATGCGCAGGCGGGGCTGCTTGCAGCCTCGAATGATCTCAATGCGTTCTTGGACGAAATCCTGACCAATGAGGGGCTTGCCCCCGGCGCGCTGGCGCTGGTCGGCTTCAGCCAAGGCACTATGCTGTCCTTGCAAGTCGCACCGCGCCGCGCCGCGCCCTTGGCGGCGGTGGTGGGCTTTTCCGGGCGGTTGCTGCTGCCTGAAATGCTGGAAACCGAGACTGTCAGCCGCCCGCCAGTGCTGTTGGTGCATGGCGACCGGGACGAGGTTGTGCCGGTCGAATCCTTGCCCGCAGCGGCCGATGCCTTGGTGGCGGCAGGGTTCGAGACCTACAGCCATATCTCCAAGGGCACCGCGCATGGCATCGCGCATGACGGGCTGTCGCTGTCGCTGTCCTTTCTGCGCGACAAGCTGCCGGGCTAG
- a CDS encoding metal ABC transporter permease, translating into MGAEFVQFSLTPMLIGTLAAMACALPGNFLILRRQALIGDAISHVVLPGIVVGFLVSGSIAAGPMGLGAAGAAIVAVVLIEAIRRYGRVEPGAAMGVVFTTMFAAGVLLLEQTGSAQVHLDVEHALMGNLEQLIWLRASGWQSLTDPSALAALPPELPRMALACAVIAALVALFWRWLKIATFDEGFAQSLGIPTSALGFGLVIAAALAAVAAFQAVGSILVIAMFICPPAAARLMTNHLAAQIWWSLLFAALSAILGYVLAGYGPLWLGAQNAISAAGMIAVVSGVILALAALFGPHLRPLGGAR; encoded by the coding sequence ATGGGTGCCGAATTTGTGCAATTCTCGCTGACACCCATGCTGATCGGCACGCTGGCCGCCATGGCTTGCGCGCTGCCCGGCAATTTCCTGATCCTGCGCCGACAAGCCCTGATCGGGGATGCGATCAGCCATGTGGTGCTGCCCGGCATTGTGGTGGGGTTTCTGGTCAGCGGTAGCATTGCAGCCGGGCCGATGGGGCTGGGGGCCGCCGGGGCGGCGATTGTCGCTGTGGTGCTGATCGAAGCCATCCGCCGCTATGGCCGGGTCGAGCCGGGCGCGGCGATGGGCGTGGTGTTCACCACCATGTTCGCGGCGGGCGTGTTGCTGCTGGAACAGACCGGCAGCGCGCAGGTGCATCTGGATGTAGAACACGCGCTGATGGGCAATCTTGAACAGTTGATCTGGCTGCGCGCCTCTGGCTGGCAATCCTTGACCGACCCCTCCGCCTTGGCCGCCCTGCCCCCCGAATTGCCCCGCATGGCGCTGGCCTGCGCGGTGATCGCGGCGCTGGTGGCCCTGTTCTGGCGCTGGCTGAAAATCGCCACATTCGACGAAGGCTTCGCGCAATCTTTGGGCATTCCCACCAGCGCCTTGGGCTTTGGGCTGGTGATTGCGGCGGCGCTGGCCGCGGTAGCGGCGTTTCAGGCGGTGGGATCGATCCTTGTGATTGCCATGTTCATCTGCCCCCCGGCTGCCGCCCGGCTGATGACCAACCATTTGGCCGCGCAAATCTGGTGGTCGCTTCTGTTCGCCGCGCTCTCGGCCATTCTGGGCTATGTGCTGGCAGGTTACGGCCCGCTTTGGCTAGGCGCGCAGAACGCGATCAGCGCGGCGGGGATGATCGCGGTGGTGTCCGGCGTCATTCTGGCACTGGCGGCGCTTTTTGGCCCACATCTCAGACCGCTGGGCGGCGCGCGATAG
- a CDS encoding metal ABC transporter ATP-binding protein: MTDLPAQSPLSLRGLSVTYGDKPALSVVDARFPHAALSAIIGPNGAGKSTLLKASLGIVQHLSGEIAFFGQPLAAARSRVAYVPQRASVDWDFPTTVLDVVQMGQYRRAGLWGRLSAGLRAQALECLDRVGMTDFATRQIGQLSGGQQQRVFLARALAQEAELYLLDEPFAGVDAATERAIVDVLRELRAAGKSVIAVHHDLSTVAEYFDHVFLVNVSRIAEGPVATAFTPANLHATYGGRLGTAPFGLAAE; the protein is encoded by the coding sequence ATGACAGATTTGCCCGCCCAAAGCCCGTTATCCTTGCGCGGCCTGAGCGTAACCTATGGCGACAAACCCGCCCTAAGCGTGGTTGACGCCCGGTTTCCGCATGCTGCGCTTTCGGCCATCATCGGGCCGAACGGGGCGGGCAAATCGACCCTGCTGAAAGCCAGCCTTGGGATCGTGCAACACCTGTCGGGCGAGATTGCGTTCTTCGGCCAGCCGCTTGCCGCTGCGCGCTCGCGCGTGGCCTATGTGCCGCAACGCGCCAGCGTGGACTGGGATTTTCCCACGACCGTGCTGGACGTGGTGCAGATGGGCCAATATCGCCGTGCCGGGCTATGGGGGCGCTTGTCGGCTGGCCTGCGCGCGCAGGCACTGGAGTGCCTTGACCGCGTTGGCATGACCGATTTCGCCACCCGCCAGATTGGCCAGCTTTCAGGCGGCCAGCAACAGCGCGTGTTTTTGGCCCGTGCGCTGGCGCAAGAGGCAGAGCTATACCTGCTGGACGAACCTTTCGCCGGTGTCGATGCCGCGACAGAGCGCGCCATTGTCGATGTGCTGCGCGAGTTGCGCGCCGCGGGCAAGTCGGTCATCGCCGTGCATCACGATCTGTCCACCGTCGCGGAATATTTCGACCATGTTTTCTTGGTCAATGTCAGCCGCATTGCCGAAGGGCCGGTGGCCACGGCGTTCACCCCTGCAAATCTGCACGCCACCTATGGCGGGCGGCTAGGCACAGCGCCCTTCGGCCTTGCGGCGGAATGA
- a CDS encoding metal ABC transporter solute-binding protein, Zn/Mn family, with amino-acid sequence MTRLFHAIALAGSTALLAAPVAAQDRLSVVATTGMIADTARAIGGDLVELRALMGPGVDPHAFRQTRSDIVTMARADLVLWNGLFLEAQMEDFLLELGENSHVVAVAESLPQDRLLAHEDYEGRFDPHVWMDPTLWSEVSLTIRDALIEAHPEGADTFTANTDAFLSQLEELESYSRDVLSSVPESARVLLTAHDAFGYFGAAYGFEVVGIQGLSTASEAGLNRISDMVDMLVTREIGAVFVETSVSDRNIRALIEGAAAQGHIVAIGGELFSDAMGEPGSYEGTYIGMIDHNATTIARALGGTAPARGLNGMLAE; translated from the coding sequence ATGACACGTCTGTTTCACGCCATCGCCCTTGCGGGCAGCACCGCCCTGCTTGCCGCCCCCGTAGCCGCGCAAGACCGGCTGAGCGTGGTTGCCACGACCGGCATGATCGCCGACACCGCCCGCGCCATTGGCGGCGATCTGGTCGAGCTGCGCGCGCTGATGGGGCCGGGCGTGGACCCGCATGCCTTCCGCCAGACCCGCAGCGATATCGTGACCATGGCGCGCGCCGATCTGGTGCTTTGGAACGGGCTGTTCCTTGAAGCCCAGATGGAAGATTTCCTGTTGGAACTTGGGGAAAACAGCCATGTGGTGGCCGTGGCCGAAAGCCTGCCACAGGACCGCCTGCTGGCACATGAAGATTACGAGGGCCGGTTCGACCCGCATGTCTGGATGGACCCGACGCTTTGGTCAGAGGTTAGCCTGACCATCCGCGATGCGCTGATCGAAGCGCATCCAGAAGGTGCCGACACCTTCACCGCCAATACCGACGCCTTCCTGAGCCAGCTTGAAGAACTTGAAAGCTATTCGCGCGACGTGCTGTCCTCTGTGCCCGAATCCGCCCGTGTTCTACTGACCGCGCATGACGCGTTTGGCTATTTCGGTGCGGCCTACGGGTTCGAGGTGGTCGGCATTCAAGGCTTGTCCACCGCATCTGAAGCGGGGCTGAACCGCATTTCCGACATGGTCGACATGCTGGTCACGCGCGAGATTGGCGCGGTCTTTGTCGAAACCTCTGTCAGTGATCGCAACATCCGCGCGCTGATTGAAGGCGCCGCCGCGCAGGGCCACATCGTTGCCATCGGCGGCGAGCTGTTTTCCGACGCGATGGGCGAGCCGGGCAGCTATGAAGGGACCTATATCGGTATGATCGACCATAACGCGACCACCATTGCGCGCGCGCTTGGCGGCACCGCCCCTGCGCGCGGCCTGAACGGGATGCTTGCCGAATGA
- a CDS encoding SspB family protein has product MSGEIDYGNLMHDAMRGLIRSVMERVAQDGLPGEHHFFITVDTQHPDMQMADWLRDRYPEEITLVVQHWFENLVVDPNGFAITLNFGNAPEPLYIPFDAISTFVDPSVEFGLRFELQHDDADEDFDDDDDDEAPMIEDAERVERSADVVSLDQFRK; this is encoded by the coding sequence ATGAGCGGCGAAATCGACTATGGCAACCTGATGCATGACGCGATGCGCGGCCTGATCCGGTCGGTGATGGAGCGTGTCGCGCAGGACGGCTTGCCGGGCGAGCATCATTTCTTCATCACGGTGGATACGCAGCATCCCGACATGCAGATGGCCGATTGGTTGCGCGACCGCTACCCAGAAGAGATAACGCTGGTCGTGCAGCATTGGTTCGAGAATCTGGTGGTGGACCCGAACGGCTTTGCCATCACGCTGAATTTTGGCAATGCGCCAGAACCCTTGTATATCCCGTTTGATGCGATCTCGACCTTCGTGGATCCGTCGGTGGAATTCGGGCTGCGGTTTGAGTTGCAGCATGACGACGCGGACGAGGATTTCGACGACGATGACGACGACGAAGCCCCGATGATCGAAGACGCCGAACGGGTCGAGCGAAGCGCTGATGTGGTCAGCCTCGACCAATTTCGCAAGTAA
- the fumC gene encoding class II fumarate hydratase, with translation MTDIRVETDSFGPLDVPADKYWGAQTQRSILNFPIGWERQPVPIIRALGAIKWACALVNMAQGTLDERRGGAIVQAATEVFEGKFDDNFPLVVWQTGSGTQSNMNANEVISNRAIEILGGVMGSKDPVHPNDHCNMGQSSNDTFPTAMHVAIGMLARDVLLPGLTKLHSALAAKSEEFKDIIKIGRTHTQDATPLTLGQEFGGYAHQVKMGIARIEMCLPHIYELAQGGTAVGTGLNTRKGWDTGVAAHIATITDLPFVTAPNKFEALAAHDAMVMFSGALKTVAASLFKIANDMRLLGSGPRSGLGELILPENEPGSSIMPGKVNPTQAEALTMVCAHVMGNDAAVGFAGSQGHFELNVYNPMMSYNVLQSMQLLGDAASSFTDNMVVGTRANVERIDKLMKESLMLVTALAPTIGYDNATTVAKTAHKNGTTLKEEAIALGFVDEETFDRVVRPEDMIGPKG, from the coding sequence ATGACCGATATCCGCGTTGAAACCGACAGCTTTGGCCCGCTGGACGTGCCCGCCGACAAATATTGGGGCGCGCAAACGCAGCGTTCCATCCTGAATTTCCCGATTGGCTGGGAACGTCAGCCTGTGCCGATCATCCGCGCGCTGGGGGCCATCAAATGGGCCTGTGCGCTGGTGAACATGGCGCAAGGCACGTTGGACGAGCGCCGGGGCGGCGCTATTGTGCAAGCCGCGACCGAGGTGTTCGAGGGCAAGTTCGACGACAATTTCCCCTTGGTCGTCTGGCAGACCGGGTCCGGCACGCAAAGCAACATGAACGCGAACGAGGTGATTTCCAACCGCGCGATCGAGATTCTGGGCGGCGTGATGGGGTCGAAAGATCCGGTGCACCCGAATGACCATTGCAATATGGGCCAGTCCAGCAACGACACATTTCCGACCGCGATGCATGTCGCTATCGGGATGTTGGCGCGCGATGTGCTGCTGCCCGGTCTGACCAAGCTGCATAGCGCGCTTGCCGCCAAGTCCGAAGAATTCAAGGACATCATCAAGATTGGCCGCACCCATACGCAAGATGCCACGCCGCTGACGCTGGGGCAGGAATTCGGTGGCTACGCGCATCAGGTGAAAATGGGTATTGCGCGCATTGAGATGTGCCTGCCGCATATCTACGAATTGGCGCAAGGCGGCACCGCTGTCGGCACCGGGCTGAACACCCGCAAGGGTTGGGATACGGGCGTGGCCGCCCATATCGCAACGATCACCGATCTGCCCTTTGTCACCGCACCCAACAAGTTCGAGGCGCTGGCTGCGCATGACGCGATGGTCATGTTCTCTGGCGCGCTGAAAACCGTGGCGGCGTCGCTGTTCAAGATCGCCAATGACATGCGTTTGCTGGGCTCTGGCCCGCGTTCCGGCCTGGGCGAATTGATCCTGCCGGAAAACGAGCCGGGCAGTTCCATCATGCCCGGCAAGGTCAACCCCACGCAGGCCGAAGCGCTGACCATGGTCTGCGCCCATGTCATGGGCAATGACGCGGCGGTGGGGTTTGCCGGAAGCCAAGGCCATTTCGAGCTGAACGTCTACAACCCGATGATGTCCTATAACGTGCTGCAGAGCATGCAGCTTTTGGGCGATGCGGCCAGCAGCTTTACCGACAACATGGTTGTGGGCACGCGTGCGAATGTCGAACGGATTGACAAGCTGATGAAGGAATCGCTGATGCTGGTTACGGCGTTGGCCCCCACGATCGGCTATGACAATGCCACCACAGTCGCCAAGACCGCGCATAAAAACGGCACCACGCTGAAGGAAGAAGCGATTGCGCTGGGGTTTGTCGATGAAGAAACCTTCGACCGCGTCGTGCGCCCCGAAGACATGATCGGGCCGAAGGGCTGA
- a CDS encoding class I SAM-dependent methyltransferase, which yields MKSYLRGDRGIRANMAELLALYRQQTQDIPRRVADHLDIQRDTVRRLEDLRGAPLLDCDVLELGPGQTRIFLMATGLTNRAVGVDIEPAPDRLGLAELWRIWRKNGPLRLVKTVGRHALGVDRRTRAELTRQLGVPPLKMPVRIVEGDAEALPFPDASFDAVVSTSVFEHLTHPDRAAAEVARVLRPGGVAQMIAHLFTSHTGAHDTRLFANLYALPPWAHLRDTTRGMVQSNSYLNEWRLADYRRTFEDHWPGHTDWLVTEDYPAQDDLDALRVAGELQGFSDEELRASVLVTSWRKPGGLVAQ from the coding sequence ATGAAATCCTATTTGCGCGGTGATCGCGGGATTCGCGCCAATATGGCAGAGCTTTTGGCACTCTATCGCCAGCAAACCCAAGACATTCCGCGCCGGGTTGCCGACCATCTGGACATTCAACGCGACACCGTGCGCCGGCTGGAAGATTTGCGCGGCGCGCCTTTGCTAGATTGCGATGTGCTAGAGCTTGGCCCCGGCCAAACCCGGATTTTCCTGATGGCGACGGGGCTGACCAACCGCGCGGTCGGGGTCGATATAGAACCCGCGCCCGACCGTCTGGGGCTGGCGGAACTGTGGCGCATCTGGCGCAAGAATGGCCCCCTGCGACTGGTCAAGACTGTGGGCCGCCACGCGCTGGGGGTGGACCGCCGGACCCGCGCGGAACTGACCCGTCAGCTTGGGGTGCCGCCGCTGAAAATGCCGGTGCGGATCGTCGAAGGCGATGCCGAGGCGCTGCCCTTCCCCGATGCCAGTTTCGACGCGGTCGTGTCCACATCCGTGTTCGAACATCTGACCCATCCGGACCGCGCTGCGGCAGAGGTGGCGCGCGTGCTGCGCCCCGGCGGCGTGGCGCAAATGATAGCGCATCTGTTCACCAGCCACACCGGCGCACATGATACGCGGCTGTTTGCAAACCTGTACGCGCTGCCGCCTTGGGCGCATCTGCGCGACACCACGCGCGGAATGGTTCAGTCCAATTCTTATCTGAACGAATGGCGTCTGGCAGATTATCGGCGCACCTTCGAAGATCACTGGCCGGGGCATACAGACTGGCTGGTGACAGAGGATTACCCGGCGCAAGACGATCTGGACGCGCTGCGCGTAGCAGGCGAATTGCAGGGCTTCAGCGATGAAGAATTGCGCGCCTCGGTTCTGGTGACAAGCTGGCGCAAGCCGGGGGGCCTGGTCGCGCAGTAA